From Dioscorea cayenensis subsp. rotundata cultivar TDr96_F1 chromosome 22, TDr96_F1_v2_PseudoChromosome.rev07_lg8_w22 25.fasta, whole genome shotgun sequence, a single genomic window includes:
- the LOC120252682 gene encoding receptor-like protein EIX1: MPSLLLYLLPLLLLAFHCSHELTTLCSAAALVPIAEHAANCIESERMALLDFKKHIKDPNNTLSSWVGQDCCSWEGVHCDNQTGNINTLELGWRISGQPYLEGEISASLIHLQHLKHLDLSHNFIGEPMPSFISQFKELRYLNLSGCFFAGQIPASFGNLSSLHTLDLSYNFGVHADDPAHQWLSHLTSLQHFDMSYSAISNSSTTLFLALNKLPSIKEIHLTDCGFQSIPVSFSQLNFSSLTVLDLSYNFINFSGISWMFNLKNLHYLNLGHNRPEPDTLSAPPEDRSFRVIVIPAEGSKQTYKISIPESIGSLCSLQTLDLSGLYINKTFAELGDAFSGCLMDSLTHLHLASVNLKGDIAGWIWNIKNFKVLDLSDNSISGSLSSSLAKLTQLEYVNLANNQLTGVISEAHFAQLEKLETLDMSSNSLVFNVNSNWVPPFLLKELKISSCSVGPEFPAWLQTQHKLHVLDMSQAGIADTMPDWFWNLTSRNFVYLDLSNNQIQGIIPKSLDFISMECIDLSSNRFYGPLPTIPSSKITYINLSNNSFSGSIPRNIVDDSHQFYLQILLSMNKLNSTLPSSFCQISGLMILDISENHLSGELPDCWFNSVRLTDMNLAGNNISGSIPNSICYIPHLQSLKLSRNKLSGEFPVSLKNCSNLPLLDLSHNNFSGRIPNWVGENLSSLNFLILKSNAFTDHIPQEISQLKNLQILDLSNNNFSGPIPKSLGNLTAMQMTPEKTYWLPVFMGDAQSMLLDLNQREDQYSSSTLSYVKYIDISINNLSGAIPEELANLYGLQSLNLSGNTLEGEIPDKLGRMQQLQSLDLSRNKLSGNIPSTLSNLTFLRLFNVSHNILSGRIPSGNQFNTFRDPSIYTGNHLCGFPLSDNCTKDGGTSKKGPNDDEPQMDEDEDDDDILWLYIGSLSGFAVGSSVVWVVLALKKKWRHAYFRSADNTYDKIYVFVVVRFRRMKKKFMPNN, from the coding sequence ATGCCTTCTTTACTATTATATCTTTTGCCATTGCTGCTACTTGCTTTTCACTGTTCTCATGAGCTAACTACTCTATGCAGTGCAGCAGCTCTTGTGCCCATTGCTGAACATGCTGCTAATTGCATAGAGAGCGAGAGAATGGCCCTTCTTGACTTCAAGAAGCACATCAAAGATCCAAACAATACGCTCTCTTCTTGGGTAGGACAAGACTGCTGCTCATGGGAAGGAGTCCACTGTGACAACCAAACTGGCAACATTAACACACTTGAGCTTGGGTGGCGGATATCAGGCCAGCCCTATCTGGAAGGTGAAATATCTGCCTCTTTGATTCATCTTCAACACTTGAAACACCTTGACTTGAGTCACAACTTCATTGGAGAACCTATGCCATCATTCATCAGCCAGTTTAAAGAATTGAGATACCTCAATCTCTCTGGTTGTTTTTTTGCTGGACAAATTCCTGCTAGTTTTGGAAATCTCTCCAGTTTGCACACTCTTGACCTCTCCTACAATTTTGGAGTTCATGCTGATGATCCTGCTCATCAATGGCTTTCTCATCTCACTTCATTGCAACATTTTGATATGAGTTATAGTGCCATCAGCAACTCATCAACCACTTTGTTTCTAGCTCTTAACAAGCTTCCTTCCATAAAGGAGATACACTTGACTGATTGTGGGTTTCAAAGCATTCCTGTTTCTTTTTCCCAGCTCAACTTTTCATCTCTTACTGTTCTTGATCTCTCTTACAACTTTATCAATTTCTCTGGGATTTCATGGATGTTCAACCTCAAGAACCTTCATTATCTAAACCTTGGTCACAATAGACCTGAACCTGACACCCTGTCTGCTCCTCCTGAAGACCGTTCTTTCAGGGTAATCGTCATACCAGCAGAGGGAAGTAAGCAAACATATAAGATAAGCATACCTGAAAGCATAGGCAGTCTTTGCAGCTTGCAAACTCTAGACCTTTCAGGCTTGTATATCAACAAGACATTTGCTGAACTTGGTGATGCTTTTTCTGGTTGTCTTATGGATAGTCTTACTCATTTGCACTTAGCCTCTGTGAATCTCAAAGGAGATATAGCTGGTTGGATTTGGAACATCAAGAATTTTAAGGTTCTTGATCTATCTGACAACTCAATCTCTGGCTCTCTTTCTTCATCTCTAGCAAAGCTTACACAGCTGGAGTATGTAAATCTTGCTAATAATCAGCTGACTGGTGTAATATCTGAAGCACACTTTGCTCAACTTGAGAAATTAGAAACACTCGATATGTCCAGTAATTCACTGGTTTTCAATGTGAATTCTAACTGGGTTCCTCCTTTCCTTctcaaagaattaaaaatcaGCTCTTGTTCAGTTGGTCCGGAATTCCCTGCATGGCTTCAAACACAGCACAAATTGCATGTACTGGACATGTCTCAGGCTGGAATTGCAGACACCATGCCTGATTGGTTCTGGAATTTGACTTCTCGCAACTTTGTTTATTTAGACCTCTCCAACAACCAGATTCAGGGGATAATACCCAAATCCTTAGATTTCATTAGCATGGAATGCATTGACCTCTCTTCAAACCGGTTTTATGGTCCTCTGCCGACAATCCCTAGTTCAAAGATCACATATATAAATCTTTCCAATAACTCATTTTCAGGATCTATTCCTCGCAATATTGTAGATGATTCACATCAATTTTACTTACAAATCTTGCTCTCCATGAACAAATTAAACAGCACTCTTCCAAGCTCATTTTGTCAAATAAGCGGACTCATGATTCTGGACATCTCTGAAAACCATTTGTCTGGTGAGCTCCCTGATTGCTGGTTCAATTCAGTTAGACTAACTGATATGAATTTGGCAGGCAACAATATATCTGGAAGTATACCAAATTCAATATGTTATATTCCTCATCTACAGTCACTGAAATTGAGTCGCAATAAACTGTCAGGTGAGTTCCCTGTTTCTCTCAAGAATTGCAGTAACTTGCCCCTTCTTGATCTCAGCCACAATAATTTCAGTGGAAGAATACCGAATTGGGTTGGAGAAAACTTATCAAGTTTAAATTTTCTCATCTTAAAATCAAATGCTTTTACTGATCACATCCCTCAAGAAATATCTCAACTCAAAAATCTCCAAATCTTGGATTTATCAAACAACAATTTCTCAGGTCCCATTCCGAAAAGTTTAGGCAACTTGACGGCCATGCAAATGACTCCAGAAAAAACATATTGGCTTCCGGTTTTCATGGGAGATGCACAAAGCATGTTGTTGGACCTCAATCAAAGAGAAGATCAGTATAGCAGTAGTACTCTTTCATATGTAAAATACATTGATATCTCAATCAATAACTTGTCAGGAGCCATCCCTGAAGAGCTAGCAAATTTGTATGGTTTACAAAGTTTAAACCTCTCTGGAAATACTTTAGAAGGTGAGATTCCAGATAAATTGGGTAGAATGCAGCAACTGCAATCACTAGACTTATCAAGAAACAAGCTCTCAGGGAACATACCGTCAACTTTATCGAACTTGACCTTCTTGAGACTTTTCAATGTATCTCATAACATCTTGTCAGGAAGGATACCTTCAGGCAACCAGTTTAACACATTCAGAGACCCCTCCATTTATACTGGAAATCATCTTTGTGGGTTCCCTCTAAGTGACAATTGCACTAAAGATGGTGGAACAAGCAAGAAAGGGCCAAATGATGATGAACCTCAAatggatgaagatgaagatgacgaTGATATCTTGTGGCTGTACATTGGATCCTTGTCAGGATTTGCAGTTGGGTCCTCTGTTGTTTGGGTTGTCTTGGCACTGAAGAAGAAATGGAGACATGCCTACTTCCGTTCTGCAGACAATACTTACGACAAAATCTACGTTTTCGTTGTTGTGAGGTTCagaaggatgaagaagaagttcaTGCCAAACAATTAA
- the LOC120252683 gene encoding receptor-like protein EIX1 produces MSAFLLYLLQLLLLLLALQCSDELNLCNAATLVPIAEHPANCIESERMALLDFKKNITDPNNHLSSWVGQDCCSWEGVYCDNLTGNIVGLELNGPDPIFSSDKYYLQMTGEIFPSLLQLQHLNYLDLSWNDFSGTSFPSFISQFKELKHLNLSGVGFQGSIPADFGNLSSLQTLDLSYNTLVIYDEHADHEWLSHLTSLQHLDLTQNNIGNSSIGLFLALNKLPSISELHLSRCNLEKLPLSFPHLNFSSLSILDLSYNNINFSGISWVFNIKSLQYLDLCSFAPLPTIFPSSRAYINKIQPIEISIPEILGSLCSLQTLDLSWFNISKTLVELGGVFSDCLKHSLTHLYLTGTFLKGDILDWIGDIKNLKVLDLSHNSLSGSVPSSLSRLTFLEELQLCYNQLTGTLPEEIGNLAQLDYMNLAHNQLSGVISEAHFNQLEKLETLDISQNSLDFQCPLPDLHMHSPMVNYIDLSYNSFSGPIPRIMLNDTFSSNLHISISMNKLNGSVPDWLCQMMEKIEGIDISKNHLSGELPHCWLESSIVLYINLAYNNISGAIPDSIGHLHYLNSLLLNHNKLSGELPNSLRNCSQLLALDLSYNNFTGSIPTWIGERLSMLTVLILKQNAFVNNIPQEISQLEYLQVLDLSSNDLSGPIPKSLSNLTSMQMLPKTTQEFSNFLQHNETMFLSLSGREDEYGEYRIGYIKYIDFSNNELSGSIPEELASLDGLQSLNLSGNTLQGKIPDKLGRMKQLQSLDLSRNKLSGSIPSTLANLTFLGLFNVSHNNLSGRIPLGNQFNTFADPSIYTGNHLCGFPLSDNCTKDGGTSKEGPKDDEPQIDEDDDDIMWLYIGSMSGFAVGSSVVWIILALKKKWRHAYFRSADNTYDKICVFVVVRFRRMKKKFMPNN; encoded by the exons ATGTCTGCTTTTCTATTATATCTGCTACAACTGCTACTACTGCTACTTGCTTTGCAATGCAGTGATGAACTTAATCTCTGCAATGCAGCAACTCTTGTTCCCATTGCTGAACATCCTGCTAATTGCATAGAGAGTGAAAGAATGGCCCTTCTTGACTTCAAGAAGAACATCACTGATCCAAACAACCACCTATCTTCTTGGGTGGGACAAGATTGCTGCTCATGGGAAGGAGTGTATTGTGACAACCTCACTGGCAATATTGTTGGACTGGAGCTCAATGGTCCggatccaatattttcttcagaCAAGTATTACTTGCAGATGACAGGTGAGATCTTTCCATCTTTGCTTCAACTTCAACACTTGAACTACCTTGACTTGAGTTGGAATGACTTCAGTGGAACAAGCTTTCCATCATTCATCAGCCAGTTCAAGGAGTTGAAGCACCTCAACCTCTCCGGAGTTGGCTTTCAGGGATCCATTCCTGCTGATTTTGGAAACTTATCAAGCTTGCAGACTCTGGACCTCTCATACAATACTCTTGTGATTTATGATGAGCATGCAGACCATGAATGGCTGTCTCATCTCACTTCATTGCAACACTTGGATTTGACTCAAAACAACATTGGCAACTCATCTATTGGCTTGTTCCTAGCTCTCAACAAGCTTCCTTCCATAAGTGAGCTGCACTTGTCCAGATGTAATTTAGAAAAGCTTCCTCTTTCCTTTCCTCATCTCAACTTCTCATCTCTATCCATTCTTGATCTCTCTTACAACAATATCAATTTCTCAGGTATTTCCTGGGTGTTCAACATCAAGAGCCTTCAATATCTAGACCTCTGTTCCTTTGCTCCCCTCCCCACCATTTTCCCTTCTTCCAGAGCATATATTAATAAGATCCAACCCATTGAGATAAGCATACCTGAAATCTTAGGCAGTCTTTGCAGCTTGCAAACTTTAGACCTGTCTTGGTTCAATATCAGCAAGACACTTGTTGAACTTGGCGGTGTTTTCTCCGACTGTCTTAAGCATAGTCTCACTCATTTATACTTAACAGGTACATTTCTTAAAGGAGATATACTAGACTGGATTGGAGACATCAAGAATCTCAAGGTTCTCGATCTCTCACATAACTCGCTCTCCGGCTCTGTTCCTTCATCCCTGTCAAGGCTCACTTTTTTGGAGGAATTACAGCTATGTTATAATCAACTTACAGGAACATTACCAGAGGAGATTGGAAATCTTGCACAGCTAGATTATATGAACCTTGCTCATAATCAGCTGAGTGGTGTTATATCTGAAGCACACTTTAATCAACTTGAGAAATTAGAAACACTTGATATTTCTCAAAATTCATTAGATTTTCAAT GTCCTTTACCAGATCTCCACATGCATAGCCCAATGGTCAATTACATAGATTTGTCTTATAACTCCTTTTCAGGTCCTATCCCTCGAATTATGCTAAATGATACATTTTCTTCTAATCTTCACATCTCAATTTCAATGAACAAATTAAATGGCAGTGTTCCTGATTGGTTGTGCCAAATGATGGAAAAAATTGAAGGCATTGATATCTCTAAAAACCATTTATCAGGTGAGCTCCCTCATTGTTGGTTAGAATCAtctattgtattatatataaatttggcaTACAACAATATATCCGGAGCTATACCAGATTCAATAGGTCATCTTCATTATCTAAACTCACTGCTGTTGAACCACAATAAATTGTCTGGTGAACTCCCTAATTCCCTAAGGAACTGCAGTCAATTGCTCGCTCTTGATCTCAGCTACAATAATTTCACTGGAAGCATACCAACATGGATAGGAGAACGCCTATCAATGTTAACTGTTCTCATCTTAAAGCAGAATGCATTTGTTAATAACATCCCTCAGGAAATTTCTCAACTTGAATACTTGCAAGTGCTCGACTTGTCAAGCAATGATCTCTCAGGTCCTATTCCAAAGAGTTTGAGCAACTTGACTTCCATGCAAATGCTTCCAAAGACTACTCAAGAGTTTTCCAATTTTCTCCAACACAATGAAACCATGTTCTTGAGCCTCAGTGGAAGAGAAGATGAATATGGTGAATATCGCATtggatatataaaatacatcGACTTTTCCAATAATGAGTTGTCAGGAAGCATCCCCGAAGAGCTAGCAAGTTTGGATGGTCTTCAAAGTTTAAACCTTTCTGGAAATACTTTGCAAGGTAAGATTCCAGACAAATTGGGTAGAATGAAACAATTGCAATCACTAGACTTGTCAAGGAACAAGCTGTCAGGGAGCATACCTTCAACTTTAGCAAACTTGACTTTCTTGGGCCTCTTCAATGTATCTCACAACAATTTGTCTGGAAGAATACCATTAGGCAACCAGTTCAACACATTTGCAGATCCTTCCATTTACACTGGAAACCATCTTTGTGGGTTCCCTCTGAGTGACAATTGCACTAAAGATGGTGGAACAAGCAAGGAAGGGCCAAAAGATGATGAACCTCAAatagatgaagatgatgatgatatcatGTGGCTGTACATTGGATCCATGTCAGGATTTGCAGTTGGGTCCTCTGTTGTTTGGATTATCTTGGCACTGAAGAAGAAATGGAGACATGCCTACTTCCGTTCTGCAGACAATACTTACGACAAAATCTgcgtttttgttgttgtgaggTTCagaaggatgaagaagaagttcaTGCCAAACAATTAA